The nucleotide sequence TACGGCGACACCGTCCCGACCTGGGTCCAGCAGTTCAACGCCAGGATGAGCGCTCAGCGCTTCCTCGGTGCCAAGTGGGAGCTGCTGCTGCCGGCGTCGCAGTACAGCGAGAAGGACTCGGTGGCCATCGAAAGCCAGGGGAAGGATTTCGTCTTCCCGCACGTCGTCCCCACCGATGCCCGCACGGGCTACAACGACCTCACCGAGTACCCGTTCATGGACGAGTACACGGTGGACTTTGCCCTGGCCGGCGTGAACGCGCTCGAGCTCGGGAAGGGGCCGAGCACCGATGTACTAGCCGTATCGCTGTCTACCACAGATGCCGTGGGGCACCGCTACGGCCCCGATTCGCGCGAGATCCACGACCAGGTGCTGCGCGTGGACCGGCAGCTGGGGCGGCTGATCGACTCGCTCTACAAGATGCGCGACTCGACCAAGATCATCTTTGCGCTGGGCGCCGATCATGGCGTGACGCCGTTCCCCGAGCTCGCGTTCCCGGGGGTCGATCCCGATCGCGGGCGCGTGAACCCCACGCCGGTGATCGACGCGGCGCGCAGTGCGCTGGCCGCGCGCGGGGTGGAGGGCGACGCGCTGCTCCTGCAGAGCGGCATCGTGTCGCTCGATCGTCGCCGCCTGGCCGCCAAGGGGGTGAACTTCGACTCGACCGTGACAGCCGTGCGAAACGCGCTCCTCAAGCTGCCGGGGATGCTGCGCGTGGACCGCGTGACGACGCTCGCCGCCGACGCCAAGGCCGGCAACAAGTTCGCCCGCCGGTGGCTACACTCGGTACCGACCGATATGGGCGCGGTGCTCACCGTGACCTTCAAGGAAGGGTACTACTGGTACACGACGCGCTATGCCACGCACGGCTCGCCGCATGACCTCGACGCCCACATTCCGATGCTGTTCATGGGCCCGATGTTCAAGGCCGGCCGCTACGCGCAGCCGGTGCGCAGCGTGGATATCGCGCCGACCCTCGCCGAGGCGATCGGGGTGGAGCCTATCGAAGCGATCGACGGCCGGATCCTCACCGAACTGTTCCGGAAGGAGCCGCCCAAGCCGGCCAAGCGTTAACCCCGCATGACCAGCCTTTCCCGCGCCTTCGACGAACTGCGCTTCGGCCCCGGCCGTACGCTCAACCTGCGCGCCCTGCAGCCCACCGCGCTGCAGGCGACGCAGCTCGCCGAGCAGTGGCTTCGCGAGCAGCAGGTGCTTGGCGCCGAGGAGGCGTTGGTCATCACCGGGCGCGGCAACAACTCGCTCGACGGCTACTCCCCGGTGCGCGAGTCGATCGTGCGGCTCCTCCCCTCGCTCCGGCGCCGCAACGTGATCGAAGGGTACGAGGAGCACACGCCGGGGTCGTTCATCGTGCGCTTCGCGCCGGTGAAGGCGCTCTTCGAGACCCCCAAGCGCCGGCGCGAGAAGCCCGCCCAGGTCGTACCGCGCCCACCGTCACTCAGCGGCCTCGACGAGGAGACGGTGCGACAGCTGCGCGACCTGGCGTATCTCTCACTCGCGGCATTGGGGTTGATGAGCCCGACGCGTGCTCAGCTTGAGGACGAGATGCTGCGGCACTTCGCGGTCCTCTCCGCCGCGCTCCCGGACAACGGGGATCGCGAGGCGCTGCTGCAGCAGGCGATGCTCCGTGCCGCTGAGGAATACGAGCGGGGCTGAGATGTGAGAGGTGAGGTCTCGCACAGAGGCACAGAGGGCCACAGCGGTGCACGGAGAACAACTTTTCAAAAATGTTGTCTCTGTGTATCTCTGTGGCCCTCTGTGCCTCTGTGCGAGACCTCTGCGCCCTCTATTGCCGCACGACCATGTTGTCGAAGAGGCCGTACCCTTCGAGCGCCAGATATGTCGGCGGGGCGATCGCGGCG is from Gemmatimonadaceae bacterium and encodes:
- a CDS encoding alkaline phosphatase family protein, encoding MRSHDFSRRASLSAALVAAMAAPAVAPVEAQVASASTPTLVVQITVDQLRPDYLDRYKDQFTGGFARLLKNGAFFTNAYHDHATTETAPGHATLWSGRYPAHTGVVLNEIGVADPQAPLLFGRGGGASPYRFRGSALFDWIRTRDQFSKALSVSRKDRGAILPLGRAKQNVYWYSLEGRFTTSRYYGDTVPTWVQQFNARMSAQRFLGAKWELLLPASQYSEKDSVAIESQGKDFVFPHVVPTDARTGYNDLTEYPFMDEYTVDFALAGVNALELGKGPSTDVLAVSLSTTDAVGHRYGPDSREIHDQVLRVDRQLGRLIDSLYKMRDSTKIIFALGADHGVTPFPELAFPGVDPDRGRVNPTPVIDAARSALAARGVEGDALLLQSGIVSLDRRRLAAKGVNFDSTVTAVRNALLKLPGMLRVDRVTTLAADAKAGNKFARRWLHSVPTDMGAVLTVTFKEGYYWYTTRYATHGSPHDLDAHIPMLFMGPMFKAGRYAQPVRSVDIAPTLAEAIGVEPIEAIDGRILTELFRKEPPKPAKR